In Pyricularia oryzae 70-15 chromosome 2, whole genome shotgun sequence, one genomic interval encodes:
- a CDS encoding cell division control protein 3, producing MPNSDMNLVSNGSAGSPPPSAPQATSPTLGNDARNIVRRKLTGYVGFANLPNQWHRKSVRKGFNFNVMVVGESGLGKSTLVNTLFNTSLYPPKEQKGPSLDIIPKTVTIQSISADIEEAGVRLRLTVVDTPGFGDFVNNDESWRPITDNIEQRFDAYLDAENKVNRVNIVDNRIHACVFFIQPTGHSLKPLDIEVMKRLHTKVNLIPVIAKSDTLTDEEIFAFKQRILADIKHHKVQIFEGPRYELDDEETIAENNEIMSKVPFAVVGATNEITNADGRKVRGRRYPWGVIEVDNEEHCDFVKLRQMLIRTHMEELKEHTNNILYENYRTDKLIQMGVSQDPSVFKEVNPAVKQEEERTLHEQKLAKMEAEMKLVFQQKVAEKESKLKQSEEELYTRHREMKEQLDRQRAELEEKKARVESGRPLEKEPKRKGFSLR from the exons ATGCCGAATTCAGATATGA ATCTAGTTTCGAATGGTTCGGCTGGCTCGCCGCCTCCCTCGGCTCCCCAAGCCACCAGCC CAACGTTGGGGAATGACGCAAGGAACATTGTCCGACGAAAGCTTACCGGCTACGTTGGGTTCGCGAACCTGCCGAACCAATGGCACCGCAAGAGTGTGCGCAAGGGCTTCAACTTCAACGTTATGGTCGTTG GCGAATCTGGTCTCGGAAAGTCTACATTGGTCAACACTCTTTTCAACACTTCCCTGTACCCCCCTAAGGAGCAGAAGGGCCCCAGCCTCGACATCATCCCCAAGACTGTCACCATCCAGTCAATCAGTGCCGATATCGAGGAGGCCGGAGTCCGTCTACGCCTGACTGTTGTCGATACCCCCGGTTTTGGTGACTTTGTGAACAACGACGAGTCGTGGCGACCAATCACCGACAACATCGAGCAGCGTTTCGATGCGTACCTGGATGCCGAGAACAAGGTCAACCGTGTCAACATTGTGGACAACCGCATCCATGCTTGCGTCTTCTTCATCCAGCCCACAGGTCACTCGCTCAAGCCTTTGGATATCGAGGTTATGAAGCGCCTCCACACCAAGGTCAACTTGATCCCGGTCATTGCTAAGTCGGACACTCTTACCGATGAGGAGATATTTGCTTTTAAGCAGAGG ATCCTGGCCGATATCAAGCACCACAAGGTTCAAATCTTCGAGGGCCCTCGTTACGAGCTCGATGATGAGGAGACCATTGCCGAGAACAATGAGATCATGTCAAAAGTTCCTTTCGCTGTCGTTGGTGCCACTAATGAGATCACCAACGCTGATGGGAGGAAGGTTCGTGGTCGTCGTTACCCATGGGGTGTCATCGAGGTAGACAACGAGGAGCACTGCGACTTTGTCAAGCTGCGCCAGATGCTCATCCGGACGCACATGGAGGAGCTCAAGGAGCACACAAACAACATCCTCTACGAGAACTACCGTACAGACAAGCTCATCCAGATGGGTGTCTCGCAAGATCCTAGTGTGTTCAAGGAGGTCAACCCGGCAGTCAAGCAAGAGGAGGAGAGGACTCTCCACGAGCAGAAGCTCGCCAAGATGGAGGCAGAGATGAAGCTCGTCTTTCAGCAAAAGGTGGCAGAGAAGGAGTCGAAACTGAAGCAAAGCGAAGAGGAGCTTTACACCCGCCACCGGGAAATGAAGGAGCAGTTGGATCGCCAGCGTGCAGAGTtggaggagaaaaaggcaCGTGTCGAAAGCGGCCGGCCGCTGGAGAAGGAGCCCAAGAGGAAGGGTTTCTCACTCCGTTAA
- a CDS encoding serine/threonine-protein phosphatase PP2A catalytic subunit, whose translation MSDLDEAIAQLRACRPIPEPQVRELCLKAREILLEEGNVVTVTAPVTICGDIHGQFHDLMELFRVGGDVPDTNYLFMGDFVDRGFYSLESFLLLLCLKVRYPDRMTLIRGNHESRQITTVYGFYDECLRKYGSANVWRYCCDVFDYLALGAIVLGASHTLGPSKNPAEDQAGPEYEVEVCSNTGDVVQRFLRKPRENMIGSQGSTHGGSSPPPEAQGGGANSSVGPMTGPPGSGASGSSGGSLGNPAGAVFCVHGGLSPLVDSIDKIRLLDRKQEVPHDGAMCDLLWSDPDDIAGWGLSPRGAGFLFGPDATKEFNYKNDLSLIARAHQLVMEGFKEMFDASIVTVWSAPNYCYRCGNVAALLELSEDESGLGVFARSNGEVGRSDGGFSRRNEARGVMSEQEVTNRPIGPARRYRVFLAAPQDSRGMPAKKPVADYFL comes from the exons ATGAGCGACCTCGATGA GGCGATCGCTCAACTCCGCGCTTGTCGCCCTATACCAGAGCCCCAAGTACGCGAGCTATGTTTGAAAGCTCGCGAAATCCTTCTCGAGGAGGGTAACGTAGTGACCGTCACTGCTCCCGTCACAATATGCGGCGACATTCACGGCCAATTCCATGACCTCATGGAGCTTTTCCGGGTTGGTGGCGATGTGCCAGACACCAATTACCTCTTCATGG GCGACTTTGTCGACCGCGGCTTCTATTCACTCGAGTcttttctccttctcctctgcCTCAAGGTTCGATATCCGGACCGGATGACCTTAATCCGTGGCAATCACGAATCGCGCCAAATAACGACAGTATATGGGTTTTATGATGAATGTTTGAGAAAATACGGCAGTGCAAATGTATGGCGATACTGCTGCGACGTGTTTGATTACTTGGCGCTGGGTGCCATCGTGCTCGGCGCGTCACATACGCTGGGCCCTTCAAAGAATCCGGCAGAAGATCAAGCTGGACCCGAATATGAGGTCGAAGTCTGCAGCAACACCGGAGATGTCGTCCAACGTTTTCTGCGTAAGCCACGTGAAAACATGATTGGGTCTCAAGGTAGCACTCACGGCGGCTCTTCCCCTCCGCCAGAAGCCCAAGGTGGCGGCGCCAATTCTTCCGTGGGCCCAATGACTGGCCCTCCAGGTAGCGGCGCATCCGGATCGAGCGGGGGCTCCCTCGGAAACCCGGCAGGTGCCGTGTTTTGTGTTCACGGGGGACTGAGCCCGCTCGTTGACTCGATCGATAAGATCAGACTACTGGATCGTAAGCAGGAGGTTCCTCATGACGGCGCAATGTGTGATCTCCTGTGGTCCGACCCAGATGACATTGCTGGCTGGGGCTTGTCGCCGCGCGGTGCAGGATTCCTCTTCGGACCAGACGCGACCAAGGAGTTCAATTACAAGAACGATTTGAGCCTCATTGCGCGGGCGCATCAACTCGTTATGGAGGGCTTCAAGGAGATGTTCGACGCAAGCATTGTGACCGTGTGGTCGGCGCCCAACTACTGCTACCGCTGCGGCAACGTCGCTGCCCTGCTTGAGCTGAGCGAGGACGAGTCTGGACTCGGCGTATTTGCCCGCAGCAACGGCGAGGTCGGCCGCAGCGATGGCGGGTTCTCGCGGAGAAATGAGGCTCGAGGCGTCATGTCTGAGCAGGAAGTTACGAACCGTCCCATTGGTCCTGCTCGCAGATATCGTGTGTTTCTTGCAGCACCCCAGGATTCTCGCGGGATGCCTGCAAAGAAGCCCGTGGCCGATTATTTCTTGTAG
- a CDS encoding cytosolic phospholipase A2 zeta produces MSVLLRAGARSITLTGGVFPTECTSLGRGQRLTARSWNGYVGYAIGHRAMVTRSPAEKRRIRFRRSWSSIVVGTGILTYTLYPWEDRGQARQLATDQNRRRIHPNHKDGSHEQTTKASQSGSGAWFNFAGSFEGLSTGLSKVADVDWGTDKVLDYIIPDYFRLVPGYLRKLQRELSMSPGSLANEIWEEAHDPSTHPEIRYAAKVRVSTDLCEEEQMFREYRRMVTRVALARYLDLKEEDVNPEDVPVIGMCGSGGGLRALVAGAGSMSAAADDGLFDCVTYTAGVSGSCWLQSLYYSSLTNCSLDKLINHLKARLGVHIAFPPAAFQALVSAPTNKSLLSGLVEKLKGDPNADFGLVDVYGILLAARLLVPKGELGIDDRNYKLSNQRQYIQSGANPMPIYTAVRHEIPGVDDGSPSEIPTATEEQKEQAKQEAWFQWFEISPYEFFCEEFEAGIPTWAMGRRFQDGKDVALPGGSHLPEIRMPLLLGMFGSAFCATLSHYYREIRPLVQNLSGWIGFDELITGRNEDLSKVHPIDPTALPNPVYQMNGKLPKTTPPGVIKSEYIKLMDAGMSNNLPIYPLLRPGREVEIVIAFDASADIKTDNWLSVADGYARQRGIKGWPVGIGWPKETDPTEDTVKQLEDARANSQAEADQKLQLAQHDQSQSQVEQPGENKDTAKGQDGQVKNKYERAAESLGYCTVWVGTTEERETEPPPPLKTAEDTEKWRLMEPGAGIAVVYLPFVANDKVEGVDPATSDYMSTWNFVYTPEQVDKVVSLAKANYGEGRDQIKATVRAVYERKKIMREKREEQTRREHYRRLVRLGIADKLGEGDHFS; encoded by the exons ATGTCGGTTCTTCTGCGGGCTGGTGCCCGTTCAATAACCCTTACAGGAGGAGTCTTCCCGACGGAATGCACTTCTCTGGGGCGGGGGCAGCGCCTCACTGCTAGGTCTTGGAACGGATATGTCGGCTATGCAATTGGCCACAGGGCTATGGTAACACGAAGCCCGGCAGAGAAAAGACGGATTCGATTCCGCAGGTCCTGGTCATCGATTGTTGTTGGGACTGGTATACTTACATACACGCTCTATCCTTGGGAGGACCGTGGCCAAGCCCGTCAACTGGCAACAGATCAGAACAGAAGAAGAATACACCCAAACCATAAGGATGGCTCTCACGAACAGACGACCAAGGCGAGTCAATCGGGGTCGGGTGCATGGTTCAACTTTGCCGGAAGTTTTGAGGGCCTTTCCACAGGACTTTCAAAAGTAGCAGATGTGGATTGGGGTACCGACAAGGTCTTGGATTATATCATACCGGACTACTTCAGATTGGTCCCCGGCTATCTGCGTAAGCTGCAGCGCGAGCTTTCCATGTCGCCTGGCTCGCTCGCAAATGAAATATGGGAGGAAGCGCATGACCCTTCGACACATCCCGAGATTCGTTATGCTGCCAAGGTGCGAGTCTCGACGGACTTGTGCGAAGAGGAACAGATGTTTCGCGAATACAGGAGAATGGTGACCCGGGTAGCTCTCGCAAGGTACCTGGATCTAAAAGAAGAGGATGTTAACCCGGAAGACGTCCCCGTCATCGGCATGTGTGGCAGCGGCGGAGGACTGAGGGCCTTGGTAGCAGGCGCCGGGTCCATGAGCGCTGCCGCCGATGATGGCCTGTTTGACTGCGTCACATATACAGCCGGCGTCAGTGGTTCCTGCTGGCTCCAGAGCCTCTACTACTCCTCTTTGACAAATTGCAGCCTCGACAAGTTGATCAACCATCTCAAAGCCCGCCTGGGGGTTCATATTGCGTTCCCTCCGGCCGCCTTCCAGGCTCTTGTTTCGGCTCCTACCAACAAGTCTCTCCTCAGCGGTCTGGTGGAGAAGTTGAAGGGGGACCCAAATGCAGACTTTGGCTTGGTGGACGTGTACGGGATCCTGTTAGCAGCGAGGCTCCTGGTTCCTAAAGGCGAACTCGGCATCGACGATCGCAACTACAAGCTTTCCAACCAGCGCCAGTATATACAGTCTGGAGCCAATCCCATGCCTATATACACAGCAGTGCGCCATGAAATCCCTGGAGTGGACGATGGATCGCCCAGCGAGATCCCCACAGCGACCGAGGAGCAGAAGGAGCAAGCAAAGCAGGAAGCATGGTTCCAG TGGTTCGAGATCAGCCCTTATGAATTCTTTTGCGAAGAGTTTGAGGCTGGCATACCAACATGGGCCATGGGCAGAAGGTTCCAGGATGGGAAGGATGTGGCGTTGCCTGGGGGCTCCCATCTGCCCGAGATCCGCATGCCCTTGCTGCTTGGGATGTTTGGCAGCGCCTTTTGCGCCACACTTAGTCACTACTATCGAGAGATACGGCCACTTGTACAGAACCTGTCAGGGTGGATTGGTTTCGACGAGCTGATTACGGGCCGTAACGAGGATCTCAGCAAGGTGCATCCGATCGACCCAACAGCTCTGCCGAATCCCGTGTACCAGATGAATGGCAAGCTGCCAAAGACTACGCCACCAGGTGTAATCAAGAGCGAATATATTAAACTCATGGACGCCGGCATGTCCAACAACTTACCAATCTACCCGCTCCTTCGTCCCGGACGGGAGGTCGAGATTGTCATTGCATTCGACGCGTCTGCTGACATCAAGACTGACAACTGGCTCTCAGTTGCGGACGGATACGCTCGTCAGAGGGGTATCAAGGGCTGGCCTGTAGGCATAGGTTGGCCCAAGGAGACAGACCCGACAGAGGACACAGTGAAGCAGCTGGAAGATGCCAGAGCCAACTCGCAAGCCGaggctgaccaaaagctccagCTAGCGCAACATGACCAGAGCCAGTCACAAGTCGAGCAACCGGGCGAGAATAAAGACACGGCAAAAGGTCAAGATGGCCAGGTCAAAAACAAGTACGAGCGAGCTGCCGAGAGTCTGGGCTACTGCACCGTCTGGGTCGGCACGACCGAGGAACGCGAGACGGAACCACCGCCACCCCTCAAGACAGCTGAAGATACAGAAAAGTGGAGGCTGATGGAACCCGGAGCGGGCATTGCCGTGGTGTACCTTCCGTTTGTGGCCAACGACAAGGTCGAGGGCGTCGACCCGGCTACCAGCGACTACATGAGCACTTGGAACTTTGTCTACACCCCTGAGCAGGTGGACAAGGTCGTGTCCTTGGCCAAGGCCAACTACGGCGAGGGTAGAGATCAGATCAAGGCGACTGTGAGGGCCGTTTACGAGCGCAAGAAGATAATGCGTGAGAAGAGAGAGGAGCAAACTCGGAGGGAACATTACCGACGACTTGTTAGATTGGGGATTGCTGATAAACTCGGGGAGGGCGATCACTTTAGTTGA
- a CDS encoding 60S ribosomal protein L3 gives MKRIRPGRWSGQLLSAARPSSCALPISSFATATTSSTSQTCRNLQKFPQARLQSTVANPQQITEETPFYHQHPSPPPSRARDSAKLAALHARLDLSEKVPLETVARTLIDRSADKDIRFNNYSLSRLGSQLIEYHVNEWLMCRYPRLPYSVLLAARDSYAGELSLSEISKSWGVESAAEPGGEVDPGLLQFSVWSPKPKLNDPEHDRIQKMLKKNFKMLMRGQVASANEPSEVGPAMDIDASKPLQPETISLLPSQGLDKVRVAREAHSNFVRALTGAVYAHCGREAAKLFINAHILSRHLDIATLFSFKRPTTELARLCAREDFAEPTARILSETGRHSRTPVFVVGIFSGNDKLGEGSGADPKAARANAAMNALKAWYLYSPGPDVRVPSDMLVEGAKPWTPAYVDIGEII, from the coding sequence ATGAAGAGGATACGACCCGGCAGATGGTCGGGCCAGTTGCTCAGCGCTGCCCGGCCATCGTCATGTGCTTTGCCTATCAGTAGCTTCGCAACCGCCACGACGAGCTCTACGTCTCAAACATGCAGGAACCTGCAAAAATTTCCTCAAGCTCGCCTACAGTCAACTGTCGCCAACCCCCAACAGATCACCGAAGAGACTCCCTTCTATCACCAACACCCATCACCGCCTCCCTCCCGAGCACGCGATTCTGCCAAGCTTGCTGCCCTGCACGCACGTTTGGACCTTTCCGAGAAGGTCCCCCTAGAAACTGTCGCCCGGACTCTCATCGACCGCTCTGCCGACAAGGATATTCGTTTCAACAACTACAGCCTGTCGAGGCTCGGCTCCCAGCTCATCGAGTACCATGTGAACGAGTGGCTGATGTGCCGGTATCCCAGGCTTCCGTACAGTGTGCTTCTGGCCGCGCGCGACAGTTATGCTGGGGAGCTGTCTTTGTCCGAGATCTCGAAGTCGTGGGGTGTCGAGTCGGCTGCCGAACCCGGTGGCGAGGTCGACCCGGGTCTTTTGCAGTTTTCTGTCTGGAGCCCAAAGCCAAAGCTGAACGATCCTGAGCACGACAGGATCCAGAAAATGTTAAAGAAAAACTTCAAGATGCTGATGAGGGGCCAGGTGGCTTCGGCTAACGAGCCAAGTGAAGTCGGCCCCGCGATGGATATCGATGCCAGTAAACCACTGCAACCCGAGACCATCTCGCTTTTGCCTTCTCAAGGCTTGGACAAAGTGCGTGTCGCCCGCGAAGCGCACTCGAACTTTGTGCGGGCCCTTACAGGCGCTGTGTACGCCCACTGTGGGCGCGAGGCGGCCAAGTTGTTCATCAACGCACACATCCTCTCGCGTCATCTCGACATTGCGACTCTTTTCTCCTTCAAACGCCCAACCACTGAACTCGCCCGCCTCTGCGCCCGCGAGGACTTTGCGGAGCCAACCGCACGCATCCTCTCGGAGACGGGTCGCCACTCGCGCACTCCTGTCTTTGTTGTCGGCATCTTCAGCGGCAACGACAAGCTTGGTGAGGGCTCCGGCGCGGACCCCAAGGCTGCTCGTGCCAACGCTGCCATGAACGCTCTCAAGGCCTGGTATCTCTACAGCCCTGGACCTGACGTCCGTGTGCCGAGCGATATGCTGGTCGAGGGGGCCAAGCCATGGACGCCAGCCTATGTCGACATTGGAGAGATCATCTGA